DNA from Branchiostoma lanceolatum isolate klBraLanc5 chromosome 6, klBraLanc5.hap2, whole genome shotgun sequence:
TATTGCGtgtataacaaaaacaaaaataaaagacaTGGGCTTGCCGTTTGAGCATCTTGCTTGTCGTTGAAGTAGAAGCCGGCAAAGGTTCCGCAGAAGGCCaataatgccagaaatacaatTGCGATTAAAGCAACGCCCGCCCGTCGCTTTGAATATCCTTATAAAACAAATGAcgtgaaaatgtcaaaacaaaaaaagaagagactGCTCTGTTCGAAATAAAATGAATCATTAATGTAAGAGCATATTGAATTCGTGAAAACAAAGGAAATCGGTGTGGCAGGTACATGGCAAATGTCTTCATTTTCACCGGTGTCATTTTAATCTATTGCTAGACGTATGTGTTGGTTATAGTCAAGCAGAATAGCAAACCTTTAGGTATCATAAAAGTAGAAGTCTGGAAAAGCACAACAATGCCTTAAAATGAGGACCACACTTACCACGAGCTGCTTGTTGAGGAACGTTTGGCACGTACATCGCGTTTGGGTTGAGGAAGTTTGGAATGGAACTCGGATGTTGATGATGAAGTGTCCTCCAGTCATGTTGAATTCTCTGTACGTTACTGTCATCTCTGACAGATGCCGATGTGTCAGCATCATTCATGGACGCGTCACGTCGCGTTACGTCAGTCATGTCATACTGGCACATGTAGGCGACAGCATATGGTGTGATATCGATGTCATCAGGGGCAGTATGGTATGTTCTTCTGTTGCCATCTGCACCATCAATTTCTGGGGGTATttcatcctcatcatcttcCTGATGTCTCACAGCGTATGGCGTACCGCCACGATTCTCGTCATGTGTCGGATACCTGACAGCGTATGGCCTGATGTAGAGATCGATGTTAACAGGTCTGGAGGTGGATTTAGGACGCACAAACGGAACAGCGTTTACTTCTACAGCGACATCATTCACCACATCTATTTCTTTGATCTCAGCTGCAGCGTCACTTGTTGTGGGTTTGTTattgtcatcgtcatcatcatgaaCCTCCTGGTGTGTAGCTGCCAACGGCTCGATGCTGTGAGTGCCATCGCTGTTAGCCGGCCTGTGTGCGGGCTCAGAGCAGACGTCTGGCTCGTATATCTGATTTGGGTTGCGGACGTTTCGCGGGTATTCCAAATTACTACTACCGTTAATGGCAATTGACGGGTACATCGGATTTGCGCTCAAGGCATTTTGTGAATACATCAGATCAGGGTTGGGGGTGTCATGCTCACACATCGGATGTTGATAAAGTGCACTCGGAGGATGTCGTATGTCACGCATTTTGCTGTCATCTCCATCAGAGATTGACATGCCGGCATTATTTGCAGAAACGTCATTTTCGTTCTCAGCTGTGACATCAGTAACCGCAGACGGGTTGGGATGATGGTTGCCGTCGTTATATTCATCACAGCTCTTGGGGATGGAGGTGGGTACGACTTCGGAATGGAGTTCTTCAGCCATGATTTCAGCAGGTCTTGACCGATATGGCGGCTGTGTGTTGTTCTGATACAGAGCAAGATTTCTCCGGGCTATATAGCTGTAAACACTTGTTACATCAGACAGACTGTCACGGCCGATGTTGGTAATCCTGACATTTCAATGTTGGTAATCCTGGGCTTAGTTTGCTTCCAAACACAGTCGGGGGATTAATACGGTTTATGATGTTATAATGActttattgtgcatttttaCTGATTGCATTTTCACATAAGTGGAGAGCAAAAAGCCCTTCCCATTTCAAAGTTTAGATCTGAACATATCGATGTAAGCCCTTATAGCTTAGCGTGTCCATCTAACCCGGTGATTGTCTACGGTCTGTTACAACCTTTGTTTTTGAAGATCATGCCACTTTCATGTTCACTTTTTGGAAAGTAATTTCAAGTTTTCATTCTTCCAACGCATTGGTCTTACCGTAAGATTTACATGGTGTGGATATATGTACCTATATGTATTCGCCAGCCCGTAGCCATGCCCTTCTGTAGTAGAAACATGAATGAATCCAAACAAGTGCTtctgcaaaaagctgccattttcgctcaatgaacatgattatctacacgtggttagttgaggagtatattataacgggatgtgatattcttaatccgtcaccctagcccttaatccattaacataaacttaaatcccacaggagaacccttaatccgtcacccttgcccttaatccgtcatgaaagcctttaatccctcagcattgcctatgatatgtcaccatagcccttaatccgtccctttagctcttaatccgtcacctttaccctacatccgtggttataaactttaatccgacagcataaatcttaatccatcaccagagaccctaattcgttaccctttcacttaatgcgtccaccttacccttaatccatcaccatgacctttaatccgtcaatataacccttaatctgtcaacatagctcttaatccgtcaaccttgcacttgatccgtcagcatatccattaatccatcaccacagcccctaatccgttgccctttcccttaatctgtcattataacccttaatctcaatcaccctagcccttaattcttattataacgtatagtacacctttggaaaatgaaggcagaaatgacatacatgaggtataaatgacatggcacgggtccaaattatggttgtacatttaccaagcaagcaagcaaccaaccaatcaaccatacgtaaaagcatccgttgaatggtgttttccgttataatgaacaataaaaaaaattgaggcatggtttggatctaagatcataatataaagacgttgtatacatcagacggatttttgaaaagaaaaaaaaaaagagaaaaacaaacctTCCCCTGACGGACTCAAACCGAGGACCTACGGGTCTACACGTCACGACCTTCCACGATGAGCTAGTGGTACAAGCCATTCTGGCATACTACTTTGAAGGTATCAAATTGTAAAACCTCTATGCATGGtaaatttttttgtaattttcttgacaaaactagtttcttcttgttcagttttctggtatagatgtaatatggccatgtataaaaacatggatgtaatgtactaccttccaagatccatggatcTCATGTAACGGACGTACTacacttttaagtttaaaaccTAGTTCGcaacatttcattaacataatttatgaacaTTTGCTCGTTACTCGATTACTGCAATTATTAGCATGTTTCATTACACTATTTTGGGCATACAATAAGATAAAGCTATTGTTAACcacaaaatagttttttttgttgagAATTTTGTTATGTAACGATAACCTAACTATGATTTAAAATGTCAACACCACACtgtaaagtttacaaatataCTTCAGAAACATTGATGCAGGTTGAAAGGGTTGAATCAAGATCCATCTATCTATGCATCGTACCATGCATCGTACCATGGTAGAATTGGGTCTCAGTTCATTTTCGCGGTCAGCCgcgaaaatgaaaaaagggAAATCAACAGGACTTTGTTATGAGCCGCATAAGACAATTAAACGGGTGAAGTTACAATATGTTTGGTTGCATCCCAATGACATCATTAATATTGTACACCTCATATCAAGATCATAAAAACAACCAACGACCGTCGAAATTCAAGGCAAAAGACTTTATTCTACACAGTTGACATCAGTCAATTTGTTGTATAGTATACATCACCATAGACAGTTTGTCAAAGAACTAGATATTTGTAGCTTGAAATTTCCCATCACTAAATCTAACACAATTTCATAAAGCAGTTGTTTGGAACTGGACGGTTGTTAactatatatttacatgtacaagtaattaGCAGCACGATAAACAACACTTCACTATCAATTCAAAACCATTTAATCATTCTTGATGAAAACTCAACGAGTCTATTCTATTAACTGAGCAAACCTAGACTTCCTCAAAGTACTTGAGGGCGTTGGAAGGGTTCCAAATATAAACACAAATCCATCAATGTCACAAATCCATCAATGTCTTTTCTTTTGTCGAATGTGTACAATGCATTAATGCCTGTTCTCTGGCATGACAGCATACATCCATTGTATCAATTTGTATGCTTAGGAAACTGAAATTGTATTAAATTGAAAGTAGTCAGTGGATTGCTTCTGTCCGAGTCATGTAACATCGTCAAAACCACATTAGATACGTATACTATGAAAAACCTGTGCGCTTCGATTCTAAGACAAGTTATGCAGCAAAATGCATGGCGACTGTAACGTCACGTACAAACATACTGTACTCTGTAGTCCTCCTAAAGATACGTGTAACACAAAGAGTTGGGCCACTGTTGTCCAATGGCTGCCTGACCATGTCCAAACGCCTGCGGGAAGTCCGGCAAACCGTTGGGCATTTGATGAACTTGTGGCGCGTAGAGTGAACTTGACATCCCAGTTGAACTTGACGAGGGGTACCCGACCCGTGAATAGTCCTCCCGACTGGCGGTATAGTTTGATGAAGGTGCGGAGGGATAGCTAGGGGTGCCTGCCATCCAACTTTGCGGAGCAGTTGTCAGAAGACCTTGGTTGTTCTGCGACTGGGGGTAGGTCATGTTGAAGTTGGTTCCGTAGGGTTGAGACGGCATGTGAAGCATGATGGAGGCATGATCCCCGGCCGCCGCCATGGTCGAATTTCCTTGCATGGCCGACATGGACGGATCGGAAATGTGTCCGGTGTCGTCTTGCCAGTTCGTGATGAGATCGGCAATGTCTGGATTGAAGATGTCTAGAGAATCGGAAACTCCCGGATGGCGATATCCGTCCAAGGGCCACGACCCGGCCAGTGCGCATGTCTGTAGGGAACCTCGGTGTCctgattggttccctggctCCGTGAAAAAAGATGGAGGAAGGTTCCTCTTCCGGAGAGGCACGCGTGTCCTTCCTCGGGTCGGCGCCGGGTTGACGGGTCTCTTTAAGGTGTTGGGGTCGAATAAAGCTGCCAGAGACTTACTTTGAGCGCCGATGTGCGAGTCCCGGCGGGACGCGGGCTTGTTTGCTGTCGCGGCCTCCTTGTCGGAAGCGTTGTCGTCCTTGTCGTCGTTCTCTCCATCCCCCGGGGACAGTTTCTGTGTGCACCGTTTGATCTGCTTTTGCAAATACTTCCTAATAGTACAGAGGACAAAAAACGATAATAAAGTAAATTGTCCCGATTGTAACCAGCAACACTATCATCACGGCAAATATAGCAACATCGTCATAAACAACTCTCTTTGAAATAGGGAGGTATACGTATATGTTTTTCCAATGCCTAATCCTGAACAGGATAGAAAGTCAAtgtcattttcatattgtaGTGGCCACGAATTCAAGAACATTATTCTTCTAATTCTAGTTAGGATTTTCACCTATACTTATAAAGGAGCAagaaaacatgtaacgttatacatgtatttgttttggtGAATACGAATTTCTCTCGACAAGTTAAACAGCCTGTGCCCGGCTGATTAGAGCATTAAGGTACGATGAAGGACTTTCACTTTGTGTATCGCAATTTTGGAGAAAAAGTCCTTACCTGTGGTTGACCTTCCGCCGTGACCTTGACGGCCTGTCCAGAGCCAGCTTGATGCTGTTACATGCTGTGTCCATGAACGACAGCAGCGAGTCGGTCTCCACTTCGCTCGGTCGGGGGGAGGGGCAGGAAGGGGAGTGGCTAGGGGAGGGGGACGGGTTACTCCCGGGGGTAGCCCCGGGAGAGAGCCGCTGGGacgggtggggagggggatgGAGTTCCATCAGCATGGGGCTAGAGTCAGACATGTCCAGCCGCATCGGAGAGCTTTGTGGGTCCACGTGGCTCGCGCTAATCTGGTCGACAGAACTGTGTGAATGAAACACATGAAACGGATTATTCGGCGTAGAATGGACAGCGTCCCTCTAATCGTTTAACAATACTCGTGATATTGTAAAAGGGGCAGCTCTATACCGGAAGAGGGTTTCTATAGGGTATGTAAAAGCGCTTTAACTGGGGAATGGGGGTGATTCTGAATGACAATGGAACTGCCATTCAACAGGGCGTGAGATACGCAAATAGATGCTACAGGCGAACCTAACTTTTTGGAGAAAAcgaatcaaaatatttcttgtGAAGTTCTCCAAGACTTTATATTTGTATTTTGATACATGCAGGGGacatattgtaattttctagcATATAGTTATTCATGGTGATATCGCCTGGGAAGACCTATATGCAAAGAGCATCGTTAACGTTCATTAAGATCACACAATACAAATGCAGTCATGCAGCCATACAATTGTATAACGCTTTTCTTCCCAATAGTTCTGAATATCCGCGAGCCGCTGGCCAAAATAATCAAACAACGACACCACACAGCATATGTTAAGCCTCCATTAAATAGAACTGGGCCGTTTGTCTCATCTGGTGTGTTAGAATCTAATACTTCGTGTCATTCCGCATTCGAAATACGCATGAATTCTGTTGGTCATTATGAGGTAGCGAAATAGCTATGAACAGCAATAAAGGAACTATGGAATGATATGATGGAGTACATGTAATTTCCCCATATGTTATATCTCCCAAACACGATGTTCTGATAGTAGCTTTCAATTCAGAATGCGGGTGGTCCTTTTTTGCTTCTTCTGAAAGTTCTTCTAGGCTCTGTTCTTTTGTTACCccatgtaaagtttgaaaaatacaaGATTATCTCTTCTTTCGATTCAGGTAATGAATATCATTTGGTTATCAACATTAACACTTCATTTCTGAATACTTCTCTCGTCAGAAAACAATGCTGAGTCACAGATGTCGGTATAcgtattataataataatatagaaTACTTCTCTCGTCAGAAAACAATGCTGAGTCACAGATGTCGGTATACGTATTAGAAACCGCATCCTTTTTTCTACAGATGTATTTCGTTTTCTGGCTAccttttttgtgacatttgtcaGCATAAAGGTTGTGACACGAAAGCGGCACATATTTCTGGAGAAAAAATATATGTACACCCAAATTAGAAACACCCTGAAATACCAGGGAATATGGCGATTCTACCGTACCCTATCCAGCTGCGAGATTGAAGATCTATAGTTTAAATCATCACCTGCATCTCGTAAATTGTGTCCCACAGAGAAATTCTGTCGTCTCACCACAAAAAACAGCGCTACAACAAATGTTATTATACCTCCTGTGCGTAAGAGATGCTGTTTGAATGCAACTCGGGGCAACGTGGTTTATTCGGTTATTGCACTCTGCTATTTTGGTGCAAATTGGGGTCAATCAGATCATGATCCCGTCTTTTTATCGGTTCCTAGCGGGGTCTCCTCGCAAACTGACCTTCCCCTTTATGAAACAAGCGGCACATTCTTTACCTGGTAGCCTTTTAAAACAGAATTCCTGTGTTAGAGGAAGGAAAAATCCTTACTTGGAAATGGGGGAGATGGTAAGCGGGAATGACGAAAATATGTGCTAATTCAATTGGGGAAATTCCATTTTTCTGTTTGGTGgttattattttcttattagAGCCCCATTTGGAACAGAACGCTACAGTTGGCTTTATACAGTGTAAAATCGTGTATATCGTGTAGTCGTGTAGAGGTTCAGCAAAAAATTCTTGGTTTTCAGAAAATGTTTAGAAACGAAATGAGGGACGTGTCATCCCAATCAAGGATCATATGGAACCGTATTCGAGATAGTTCCTATTACATGTCCACCTCTAATCAAACGGTAAACAAACGCCGTTAGAAGCATCTAAAGAAACCTAAGCCTTGCACTAAATTTCGCTTATGTAGCTTTCGAAAGTTGATGGGGCGAAAAACTCTTCTTGAAACTATTTACATTCGATGCTTCATTGTCTCATTCAGGCCATATGAAGCATAGCTCATAACATAACAGTACCAAAGTGGATTATTGTACACAGGTATACATTCGTCAAGCAAAGTTTGGTTCTTACATTGCCATATCAAAGATTGCATATATATTACGTGTACAACTTCTGCTTATAAGTGATTAATATCAACACATGTACTAACCTTGACAAAAGACTAGTCTGAGGACGATGGTTTGTTGCTAACTACCAGAGTCAGCAAGCCACCATTTTCTGGCAATCCACTCTGTCCTGCTGCTGGACCGGCCGGCGTCAGGCGGATGTTGGCGGGAAACAGAGACGTCAGCGGACGCGCGGAACCCCGTCCTGTAGGTGGTCTGATTTGATGAAGACCCTCACTTCACAACGATGTCGTTGTCTTTATTCTTAAGTTTTAAGCGTTCCCGCAACACGTTCAGCTCCCACGTCACTCGAAAATCTGACACAACACAAATACAGATGTTCGCTTGTGTCCGGGCAGTCGATGGAGAGAATCTTGCCAAACGTCGTCTGCAAACCGCACACAGTGGACCCTCTGTGATATGACAGCTCCGTGTCCAACCCGAGACAGATAACTACATTCTATGTATCGATGACCGTGCCGTGATAAGCGGATTAAGGGATCCTCGTGCAGTCAAAGCTTGATCTCTGCCCGTGAATGGCCACCCTGCTCCGCCGCACGGCGCCGTACAAACAACTGGTACCCGCCGGCGCTTTGATGGATGGAGCGGGGAATAAATTTCTCTGAAGCCGCTCAATTCCGCTCGACTGGTTCCGAAAGAACTCCGTAACGGACAGCAGCTGGTGTGGTCGACTTCTTGCCTCGATTATGAAAATCAGCCCTCCCTGTGGCAAGTCGAGTGGCTCGGTACTACAGGGCGGTTGGTGCTCGAGATGCGTCGAGAAAAGAGATCCTCTCgcgatggtgaaatgtcccacTTGTGCGCAAATCAGTGGCTGAGGTCCAATTGAAGATGGTAATGAGTGGAGCGGTTCAATGGATCTGTAGAATAAAAGTTTCTTCTCCGCTAGCCTTTCGAGGTCTCGCCCAAGCTTTCTCGCTCCCAAGTTTTCAAGTTCAGATTATTGAAACCGAAAGCATTTTTGCGGAACC
Protein-coding regions in this window:
- the LOC136437404 gene encoding uncharacterized protein, with amino-acid sequence MRLDMSDSSPMLMELHPPPHPSQRLSPGATPGSNPSPSPSHSPSCPSPRPSEVETDSLLSFMDTACNSIKLALDRPSRSRRKVNHRKYLQKQIKRCTQKLSPGDGENDDKDDNASDKEAATANKPASRRDSHIGAQSKSLAALFDPNTLKRPVNPAPTRGRTRVPLRKRNLPPSFFTEPGNQSGHRGSLQTCALAGSWPLDGYRHPGVSDSLDIFNPDIADLITNWQDDTGHISDPSMSAMQGNSTMAAAGDHASIMLHMPSQPYGTNFNMTYPQSQNNQGLLTTAPQSWMAGTPSYPSAPSSNYTASREDYSRVGYPSSSSTGMSSSLYAPQVHQMPNGLPDFPQAFGHGQAAIGQQWPNSLCYTYL